ATGACCTTCAAGGCTATTTGAATTAGGTGTGGCAAGTAGGAAGAGGGAAAAAGACTTGAAGGTGGCTGTAAATTTTaactttatgtgtttattttacaaCAATCATGTATAACTTTTATAATgctataaaaacaaatttcatgAAATGTGCTTCAATGTCTTATTTTCCACTTACGGAACTTCTGTGGAGAGGCAAAGACTGTGACATCAAACCGTCTGGGCCACCCCACCTGTCAGCGACGGGCTGTTATGACCAGGTGTGCTCCCTCGGTCATCCATTTCAGTGCAGCTTGATCCATTTCAGTTTTCCCAGCTCATTTCTGGGCTACCTGCTGCTATAAGTTTGCTTACTGTGGTTGCTTCTCCTAGATACCTGTTTTTAGACAAACACAAGTTATCTGAAATCCAGAGATACCTGAGCACCTATGTCCTGTGTGAACAGTCCAGAAGCTTTTCCTTCCTCATCTCACTAACCCACGACCAGCACACTGCGCAGGTATTGACCGTGAATAGTCCTAATGGCCTACACCTGAGTCAGCTAAACAAGCCCTGCCCCCCACACCAGTATGTTTCCTTTAAGCTAACCAATCCGTAGCTCGCCTGGGAAACCTTTCAGAGAAAGCCCACTCACTCCCTGAGACCCACAGGCTTCAGTGTAGGCCTGTGTGGGTCCTCTCGATCTTCTGCATGCCCTCCTTGTTGACCGAGATACTGGATTTTATCAGCTCCCCTGACCTCTTTGGGACTGGTAAGTGATAAGTTTCTTGTTTGTgacattttggttttgttatgaAGTATTTCTTAGGGGTTTTTTTGCTGGTCCAGGAGAGCAATCATAGACAGACAAGTACAAAAAcgttgaaataaccccctgtgtcttatcagaccaccatgctttaaaattagaattcaactgAAAGACCCCCGCAGAGGTTCTTTCGTGGAagaagacccacacccaggaatcagcgaaaccacgaactttggatgtaAGAACAAGAGGATTTATTAATAACACGGATATCcggggcttagcttctgttttgccaagccccgagccccggaaggagggtccttttataagggaaaacaggcatagtacagaagcgaaaagcatcaaatcagcattttctcaaggtttaaTAGCCAGGCGAAATGGCCTTATCTCCTGCCGGTCCAGATGGCTGGCCTTGGGACCGAGCGATCCGGCGGGGGTTGGCCTTGCGTGGGGCGGGGAGTGAGAGCCAGCAGCTGCAGAGATCAAAAGGTGCTAAGGAGGGAAGTGCTAAGGAGGGAAGTGCTAAGGAGGGAAAGATGTATTCGCGCGCCCCGCCAGCTGCCGACCAGAGTAGAAAGGCTACAGCCCGGGGGTGGGGGTCTTTCATCCCCCATTTCTCTTGTTACTGAATGGAATCTTTCATTCAGAGGTCTCTGGATATTCTGGATCTATCTGCTTTAGCTGGTGGTATTGTTGAGTTAAAACTAAGGTTTGTATGGCAGATAATCGTTCTCTAATGAATTGAGTTATCTTGTTCAGAATGCAGGGACCAAGTATAAGGATTAATAATAGAATAATCAGAGGTCCCATGAGAGTAGATACCAGAGTAGTGATCCAGGGGGACTTAGTGAACCATCCTTCGAACCATCCTTGTTGAGACTCAAATAGCTGTTGCCTCTGTTTTAGCCTTTCCCTAAGTTTGGCCATGCTATCCCTTACTATTCCTGTATGATCTGCATAAAAGCAGCATTCTTCCTTGAGGGCAGCACATAGCCCCCCTtcctgtaaaaataataaatctaatccTCGTCTGTTCTGCAGGACCACCTCAGAGAGTGATGTTAAGGATTTTTCGAGTGCACTGACTGACTCTTCCAGTACCTGGATGTCCGTGTGCATGGCTTGTTGTAGAAGCTTAAAATGATTAATTCCCTGTAGGGCAACGGTTCCGGTCCCTATGCCGGCTGCTATGCCCCCCACTGTTATTCCTCCTAATAATAGGGCCACGGTAAGGGATATTGGCTCCCTCTTATATCGGGTTGATTTCCCTAGTACGCTGTAAACATATTCAGGTTGGTGGTATGTGACTTTGGGCCAAAGTtctatcaatatacaaaaatcaatggTGGTGTTGAGAACAGTGGTAGAGACACAGGGAGTCAACCCAGTACTGCAAGCCCAATAAGTTCCATAAGGGGCAACAAGGTATCGGCTGTCCTGAGATAATGGCTCTACTTGGTTACATAATTCTTGATGTGAGGGAGGGATCCTGCCTATGCATAGCCCCTTTCCTGAGACCTCAGATATTGTGAGCTTGTGCTGCATAGCAGCTCCACAACTGGTAGGTGCTGAGGTCTGGTTGGAGTAGTTGCCCAGTATTGCCACGCCTTCATAATATGGGGGCCGGGAAACTAGGCATAACCAGCATTCCTGAGTCTTGTTGGGGTCTGAAAAATTTAAGGCTTGGTAAACTCCTTGGATTAATTGTAATAATCTATCTCCGGTACCTGGAGGGTCTCTGGTTAACTCGATGTTTAGGGcgtctggggtgggggagaagatgACAGCATCTGGGGTAGGAGTGATAGCTTTAGGAACGGTAGGGGGTTCAGGGACTTGGAATTGGGTTGGGGCCCTCTGGTCCGCTATTACTGTGTTTGGCCCGACTGATTGTTGGCTTAGGGGAGTGATTTGTCTGTACAGGGAGAATAAGGTCACCGGATCTTTCCCTGCTCGGTGCAGCCGGAGTCCCCAGACTTTAGGACTATCCCAAGTAGTCCTTTTTCCAGCATCTGTGAACCTTAGGATGAGAGGGTTGCATTTTCCTCCGGGGGTGGCGCCTTGAAAACCTCCCCCTCCGGCACTATCATAACAGGGTCCGCAGGCTCTTTGCCCACATCTCCATGGTCCTTTCCCTGCGTACCCTGGGATCTCCCTCCGTTTGAGAGTGATGAAATCCCAAGAGGAAGAGGGTTTCCAGTAAGCCTCCCCTGTGGTTTCACATCCCCAGCTTGCACAGTACCCTTCCTGTGGCCCCCCGCAGTCATGAGTTGGTCTATGGCCAGGACAAACATAAAAATCCTTGCTTCTTGTCCCTATCCTTCCCCCAGGGTGGTGGCATCCGTACCCTGGGAATGGTTCCTGGTCAGAGGGATCCCAATCAGACCCTACTAAGTCACATAGGTCGACATAGAGAGGAGGGAACCCATCATGTAGAGTCCCTATATAAGTGCTGAGGTTGGCTATTTCCCCGGTCCCTAGATTGGCTATTTTCCAGGTGATATTATAAACCCTGTGGGGGTTAGTTGCTACATGGGGGGTAAACAGACAACCAATCAACAGGAGGGTGTACGAGAGAGTCTTATCTTTAAAGGATTTTGAGTGCGGTGTGCGGTCCATTCTGATGTAGTGGCTGAATCGGTGGGTCGGGCTGGCTTTACATGTGAAGCATGTATCCAAGCGGCAATGCCGTCTACTTTGAGTGCGGTGGGAGTGGTAAGCAAAACGATGTAGGGTCCCTTCCAGTGGGGTTCAAGGTTCTTGGCCTGGTGACGCCGGACCCAAACGGTGTCCCCGATCTGGTAGGAATGGGGGATGGTGGGATGGTCCCTCTGGTCTTTATAAGCTTGAGCAAGGGGTTTCCAAATCTCCCGTTGTACTAATTGTAGTGCCTGTAAATGAGCTTGGAGAGAAGGGGAGTTAGCAAAATCTGAGACATCTTGATCAAGAAAGTTAATGATAGGAGTAGGTACTCCATGCAGGATTTCAAAAGGTGTGAGCCCATGTGGCCCAGGGGTGTTGCGAGCACGATAGAGGGCTAGGGGGAGTAGGAGGACCCAGTCTCTAGTGCCAGTTGCAAGCGACAATTTTGTTAAAGTCTCCTTGATTGTTCTATTCATCCTTTCTACCTGTCCTGAACTTTGGGGTCTATaagcacaatgtaatttccaatcAATCCCCAACAAGGTGGCCACTGACTGACTTATCTGGGAGGTGAAGGCGGGCCCATTATCTGTTCCCAGTACCTGAGGCATCCCATAACGTGGAAAGATTTCTTCAAGCAATTTCTTAGTAACGATCTTGGCTGTTTCATGTTTAGTAGGAAAGGCTTCAACCCATCCTGAAAAGGTGTCTACAAAAACTAATAGATACTTGTATCCATATTTACCTGGTTTAATCTCAGTGAAATCTATCTCCCAATGTGTTCCGGGCCGGTAGCCTCTGACCCGGTTCCCAGGAGGAAGCTTCAGTCTGGATGCGTTGACTCGGGCGCACGCATCACATTGTTCAGTTAcctgttttaaaatgtcattcttCCCCAAAAGGAAATTGAATTCCTCTTCTCGTTCGAGGAGCTCCCGCATCTTCTTGGAGCTCAGATGTGTCATCTTATGTAAAAATGTCACTAGGTACTTGGTTACCCGGTAGGGGATGACAGTCTTTCCTTCATAAGTCCAATCCCCGTTTGGTTCCTTTGTGGCTCCCAATTTCTCTAGGGTTTGGATGTCTCTTTGTTCATAGTCCCATGAGGGGGAGGGACGGTCGTTGGTGGGCTCCAGAGCCAGGAGGCTAGTGGTGTCTGTGGTCAGGGCCGCCTCTCGGGCAGCCAAGTCTGCCCTCCGATTGCCCCTGGCTTCAAGAGAATCCCCTTTTTGATGTCCGGGGCAATGTATGATACTTAAGGCGGAGGGCAGATGAAGAGCTCTTAGGAGAGCGAGGATTTCCTCCTTATTCTTAATGTCTTTCCCTTCGGAGGTAAGCAGCCCCCTCCGTCTGTAAATTTCTCCATGTATATGGGCAGTGGCAAAGGCATAACGACTGTCTGTGTACACGGTGAGCCTCTTACCTTCTGCCAATTTTAGAGCCTGCGTGAGGGCAATGAGCTCTGCCCTCTGCGCAGAGGTTCCGGGAGGGAGTGCCTGAGCCCAGACAACCTGATTCTCTGTGGTGACTGCTGCGCCCGCCCTTCGTTTTCCTTGATGCAAAAAGCTGCTTCCATCCGTGAACCAGATGTGGTCCGGGCTGGGTAGAGGCTGGTCAGTCAGGTCGGGTCTCGCCCCATGGGCCTCAGCCAGTACCTGTAAGCAATTATGAGCCTCTGGCTCCCCTGGGAGAGGGAGCAAGGTGGCTGGATTCAGAGTCACCAGAGGCCCAAAGTGGACCCGGTCTTTGTCCAACAGCATAGTCTGGTAATGAGTCATTCGGGCATTAGTGAGCCATCTGTCTGGAGGCTGTCTGATGACTGCCTCAACCGCATGAGGGGCATGTATGGTCAAAGGCTGCCCCAAGGTTAGCTTGTAAGAATCTTTTACTAGCAGGGCTATGGCGGCAATCATTCGGAGACAGGGTGGCCATCCCGATGCTACAGGATCCAATTTCTTGGAGAGGTATGCAGTGGGCCTTCTCCAAGGCCCCAGTTTTTGGGTGAGGACTCCCTTGGCATAGCCTCCTTTCTCATCTATAAAGAGTTCAAATGGCTTAGCTAAGTCCGGTAGACCCAGGGCTGGTGATTCAAGGAGAGCCTTTTTGATGTTGGTGAAGGCTTTCTTTTGGGGCTCTTCCCATTTAAAAGCAACCCCTGGCCGAGTGAGGGGGTAGAGGGGAGCCGCCATTTCGGCAAACCCGGGGATCCATAGGCGGCAGAAGCCTGCCGTTCCCAAGAACTCTCTCAGTTGGCGGGGATTTTGTGGGGTGGGAATGTCTAAAAT
This sequence is a window from Cricetulus griseus strain 17A/GY unplaced genomic scaffold, alternate assembly CriGri-PICRH-1.0 unplaced_scaffold_151, whole genome shotgun sequence. Protein-coding genes within it:
- the LOC113835292 gene encoding uncharacterized protein LOC113835292 codes for the protein MHSFLHVPDCPYPLLGRDLLTKLRAQIHFERSEVKVTGPEGIPLTILTMSIEDEYRLHEKRTNSNNQETLDHWLAEFPQAWAETGGMGLAINQAPIIVTLKAAILPASVRQYPMPKEAREGIRPHIKRLLEQGILVPCKSPWNTPLLPVRKPGTNDYRPVQDLREVNKRIEDIHPTVPNPYNLLSGLPPNYTWYTVLDLKDAFFCLRLHPTSQPIFAFEWQDADLGISGQLTWTRLPQGFKNSPTLFDEALHQDLAGFRVRYPALILLQYVDDILLAAKTKEECKEGTRALLQTLGSLGYRASAKKAQICQKQVTYLGYKIKDGRRWLTEARMRAILDIPTPQNPRQLREFLGTAGFCRLWIPGFAEMAAPLYPLTRPGVAFKWEEPQKKAFTNIKKALLESPALGLPDLAKPFELFIDEKGGYAKGVLTQKLGPWRRPTAYLSKKLDPVASGWPPCLRMIAAIALLVKDSYKLTLGQPLTIHAPHAVEAVIRQPPDRWLTNARMTHYQTMLLDKDRVHFGPLVTLNPATLLPLPGEPEAHNCLQVLAEAHGARPDLTDQPLPSPDHIWFTDGSSFLHQGKRRAGAAVTTENQVVWAQALPPGTSAQRAELIALTQALKLAEGKRLTVYTDSRYAFATAHIHGEIYRRRGLLTSEGKDIKNKEEILALLRALHLPSALSIIHCPGHQKGDSLEARGNRRADLAAREAALTTDTTSLLALEPTNDRPSPSWDYEQRDIQTLEKLGATKEPNGDWTYEGKTVIPYRVTKYLVTFLHKMTHLSSKKMRELLEREEEFNFLLGKNDILKQVTEQCDACARVNASRLKLPPGNRVRGYRPGTHWEIDFTEIKPAHLQALQLVQREIWKPLAQAYKDQRDHPTIPHSYQIGDTVWVRRHQAKNLEPHWKGPYIVLLTTPTALKVDGIAAWIHASHVKPARPTDSATTSEWTAHRTQNPLKIRLSRTPSC